The DNA segment TTTACAAAGATACTGTTCCTGTGTATGAAAGGAATTCTTATTTTTGTCAAAATATTTAATCATGAAAGTTGTTGTTTTAGGTGCTTCAGATAATCCCACTCGTTATTCCAATATGGCCGTGAATGCTTTGTTGAATAATGGCTTTGATGCCATACCAGTTGGCATAAAGAATACCTCCATTGATGGAGTTCCGATCATTAACAGCAAAGATCCACTTCAAAACATTCATACGATAACCTTATATCTGAACCCTATGAGACAAGAAGAATGGTATGATTTTATCCTCAAAACCAATCCCAAACGACTCATTTTTAATCCAGGTACAGAAAATTTAGAATTAATACAGCTGGCCATGAATAATAATATTGAAATTGTGGAAGCCTGCACATTGGTCATGCTCAGCACCAATCAGTTTGATTAATTTTCAGACAATTTTATTTCATAACTCAATGCTGACGATTTCGTAAGCATGGCACTCACTCCACAATAGT comes from the Bacteroidota bacterium genome and includes:
- a CDS encoding CoA-binding protein — its product is MKVVVLGASDNPTRYSNMAVNALLNNGFDAIPVGIKNTSIDGVPIINSKDPLQNIHTITLYLNPMRQEEWYDFILKTNPKRLIFNPGTENLELIQLAMNNNIEIVEACTLVMLSTNQFD